GGAAACCTCCTAAAGGGGTGCAAAGGCCACAGGACCGTGTCCGGAGCTCCTGGGAAGAGGTTGTGAAGCAGCAGATCTGCAGGAAAGAGCTTGGCCTTTTCCAACTCCCGTAATGTTCGTTAGTGTGAGGTGCTGGGAACTCATTTTCATCATTTGGGCATGTGATATAAAGCCTCAGGATCTGAAATATTATAGTAACCATGGCTACCAGTGACTTATCTGAGGGAGTTTgacttttgttttgattttaagtGTCTTGATTGtagtttaaaaatcagaatCTGAACGTGTTTTTTACTTAGGCATGAAACTAAAGGCACTAAATgatttgcattattaaaatATCTATAATGCTACCGTTCAAAAGTTCTTAAAGAAGGCCCTTAATATTCATACCCTATGTGCTAAATAAAGTTACTCTTCAGCTTTATGTTAGTTCTGCAGCTCTCACCATAGGAAATCTCCTGCAGGCTAGAGCGCTCCGGAGGTGCCTTGCTGGCTGTTTTGCAATCCCAAATCCTTTGTTTCtccccagaaaagctgtggctctCCGTGCTCCGTGCATGTGAACAcacacatgctgctgcttttcctccctcctcttctgCACCCCAGCCATGCCCCGTGGGGTCCTACCTTTAGAGCCTGTGTTtactgcagaggctgctgctggaagttTGCCCTCTTGGAAACCCTGCCAGCCCCTGAGCCTCTCCTGTGTGAGAAATCACCAAGCACCACCTGTCTGGAGAGTGGGAACACGTGGCTGGATGCTGGCAGGGATGCtgagctgggatggagagccAGCCCCGCTAGCACTgacccatccctccctccaagGAGGACCACGTTATaccaggaggaagaggacaggcAGTTGTCTAGCAAAGGATTCAATCACTGAAAGGTTCTCATCTGGCCTGGTGTAATTCTCTCCATTTGTGCTTGTGCAGTAGTTGCAAACATGCTGAAATAATGCAAACATGCTTGGTAAGCCTTTAATTCCAGCTTTGATGTTTTTAATCATCAGGACAGATTTGGTAAAAATGATTCATTAGCTTGAAACGCATCTGGGATGACACGTGATGTTGTGGGGGATccaggaggcagaggcaggggacAGTTGTTCTTTGGGATGTTACTTTGTGCCTCATCTGAACTGATTCTTGTAGTATGGCCCTTCAACACCTCTCAGCCCATCAGCTTTAGAGGCCTCTTGGGCACTCAGCCCTGCCTTCAGGTGCCTCCTTTCTGCATCTGTTTCTGGTCAGAACTCAAGCAGCCCTGGCTCAGAACATGCCAGCTAAGGATGTGGTCAGCGTGCTCGGGGCAGGGATGAGCACATGCCCAAGCTGCTGCAACAGGTGAGCAGCAGAAGGAGAATTTACTGGCCTTGTTTGCCTCCCCTGCCTGCTGTCTGCCACTCCTTTAACCCTTGCTTTAACATTTGCACAAGCCTGCAGTGTGTGTATGGATTTGGGTTGGTTTTCCTCAAGCTGAGGTCACATACACCGTGCTGAATGAACTCTTACCCTGCAGTGACTGGAGAGGATTGAAAGCAATCTggcttcagagcagcagcttggaGACAAATCCCCAATCCCATTACTTGATTCCTGGTAGTCCCTTTTTGAAAATCAGGTAACAGTGATGCTACCAGTCTTTGAAGCTGCTACCCAAAACACATCACTCTTTGGAATCCATATGTCTGTTGAATTCCAGCTGCCCTCACCATTCGCATGATGGATGCAGTGAATATAAAGACACCTTTCACTGCTACAGTGATTTCTATGTGGAAAGTGGGATTTCTGTTCCTGTAAAGTCACCTTTATACCAACATGTTCATGTTAGAGGCCCTGATCATGTAAACATTTTCAGATCCCCTTCCCCTCTGAATCCTATGGGATGTGCAGTGGAAATGCAGCTTGATGTGAATGATTTTTATGCTTTACACTTTTCGAAGGGTAGATTTGCCTGGATGCAGGCAGACACACTGGACCCTGCTCCAAGCTGTTGTGCTCAGTCCCTGCCAAAGGATGCTCCAGCCACAGAAAACACCACACAGCTCCGTCGCGGGGGAGGGGCTCCTCTCAGTGCTGTCCTTTTGAGGACAAAGACTGATTCCCAAGGAAAATTCCAGAAGCTCTCCATCAGAAAGGGAAGGAGTGGAATAAACACTTTGCCACTGTTGTGCGATGGAAGGCTTTTATCTTGAAGGCATGTTCTGAACTGCTGAGGAGCCCATGCGACTCTTCCCAAAGTTTGTCTGCTGGAACAGATTGTTAAGCAACAAGTACACACCATATCCAGATCCCGACTGAGATAGGGACAGCCACACAAAGGCGCTTTCACATGTTCAAGGCTTCCctttgtgctttatttctgttaaatCTCTGACAtccaactgctgctgctcttcttcctcccttcccaaaGGAGCAGGAAGCGAAGCCATGCAGCAGAGTGCATGTACCCTGTGGCACAGAGCCCATCCGGAGCCAAGCCTGCTTTTATCACAAGCCCCTTTATACCAACCACACTCCACACAGCGCTTGCTGCTGGTTTCTCACCTCTCCTTCTCCCACATTGTTTTTTGCAAAGTTTCCTCCTTGATTTCTCAAACTTTGTGTggattttatttgccttttgtgtttcttctaaaaattcttcttgttttccagcCTGAAGACTGGACATTATTAATGCTTTGCTTCTTGGGCTTCCCCCCCCGGAGGATTCTGTAATCCTTGGATCCTTTTATTTTATACCTGTAAACAGACAAAGGAACTAGTGCAGGGAGTTTTTCTGGGGTAGCTATTCACAATTACCTATTGAAATGAATCACACATGCAAACATGTTTATTCCAGCACAGAAATATCCACCCGGCCACATTTAGTCCTCCATCTATTTTAAACTTACACTATGGTTCTTAACAATGCTTGTAAAACTTAATGGGAAAAAGCTAAACAGAGGACTACTTGTTCAGGTCAAGTTGTCTGAAGAGGAACCTGCGCTGGGAGGGTTGTGGGTCTGGTGGAAGCAATCCTGTATGGGTAAAGCTTTGCGTTGGGAACAGGAATATTTCAAATGGGTATGAAAAAAGTGCTGAAGAAGATTCCCATGAGAAAGATCCTGTGGGAGATGAAGTCTAATGCAGTTACGGTGAACTGAGGAGTCACCATCTCCAGGTGAGCTCCGGAGCTGCCTGTGTCCAGCATGCAGCAGAACGGGTTTGCTCAGTGAATGATGCTGTGCTCAGAGGCAAGATCTTTTCCATGCTCAGGCTCTGTGTTTCCTCCTCTCACTCCAGCGAATCAAAGCCATTGTTCCAGTGAGGAGAGTAAAATGAGTTTGACGTGATGAATATTCATGTGCTCGCTCCTTCCAATCCCTTTCCTCATTCGCCAtggaagagctggagtggatagtcACTTCTTGGCTCGCGGAGTCATGGATAAAGGTCTTGTCAGCAACTGACTTTTTGCTAATCCTTTTCATTATAGGAAGGATGTTACAGCTGGGCTCCAGTTTCTGAACTAAGACTTGTTAGTATGCTTTGACTTGAAGGCAGGAGTTTCAGATCTGTGCTACAAGAAGCACAGTGTCTGGTACCAGGCATCCCAGTATGAATTTTGAGGCACGTCCTCAAGCCTGAGTTTTGAAACAGGCTGCAGAGATTCACTATCTgcatcctgcagcatcccagagagctctggagctgctcacaCAAAGTGCCTGCCCTCTGGGTGCTCTGATGAACATCACAGATTTCCCCTAACCCGCCTCTTCTTAAAGCTTGCAGGAAATGACAATCCGATAAGTTGGGCAAGCGGCAAGTCCTGTCCATTGTTCCTTATTGTTTGAGGATTGTTTACATCCCCTTTTTTGTTATCCCATCTCCCTGACTCTTCTCTGACCTCGCCTACTTGTGTTGTCCATTGTGTgtggcttttgttgttgtttaggTGGTGAACCTTTAGGGACAGTTGGTAGCACATGATGGGATCATACAGCCCCGAGCACGCCGGGACCCAGGCTCTGCGCtattttgtttggctttgtttgtaTATTCTactgataataataatagtaataataatactacCCTTTAAGTGCAGCACTCTCTCACTGTGGACTTGGGATCAAGTAATGCAGCTTTCCAGATTCGGAATGATCTGTTTGGGATTATTTATGTCATGCTTCCATAACATATTTCCTAAAATGCAGCAAGCAAATAGCAGGATGTATCCAAAACCATCAACCCCATTCTGAATACCGCtgcttgtgtgtgttttcttcctcGGATCTTGAGCCTGAAAAGTAGTTCAGAGTTGGACCAAATTTGCCAATGAATTTAGGATTTCATGCTTCTGTGGGTGTGAATAGGccctgcttggtgggatgcctGTTTTGGGCAGGGCAGGTTGCCCCATTGTTCCCTTGCTTGGGAAATCTGCAGCATAACTGTTGTTATTTTCAGAGGAGCACAGAACATCCAACAGATCTCTTCCACTTGTGCGGAGATGCTGCTGACATTCACCTCCGAAGGCAGCCTTCTCACTGACAAGTGCATCTGAGGCCGAGTGGATCCAAGAATGATGCTCTGCCTTGGGGAACATGTGCAAGAGGCTTTGGGAAAACCAAGGAAATATTTACTCTGGGAGGGGACTGTTTACAATGCAGTTCAAACAGCTGACGTTATTTAGAGCAGCCAGTGCTATGTAATactttgcttttgctcttctCATGAGGGTCCAGCATAAGGCCAGAACCCAGTAGGGCCAACAGGGCTGTCCTTGGACAGCACAGAGTATCCaacagctgcaggcaggagaggtgctgagaagaATAAGCAACTGTGACTCAGTCTGGTGGTTGAAGTCAGGGCCAGGGTGGGCTCTGGGGTAGTTGTAGAGTGGGGACACCGATGTCGGTTGGAGGTTTTGGCCTCGCTGGCTGGTGTCTGGATGGTCTCTGAAGGCCACATATGCTGCAGCATGATGGGTTGTCACTGATGGGAAAGGGTAATGTAAAAATCTGGAAGTCTCTTTTGTGCTgggagaagagaatacaactgagGTACTGATGTCATGATGTTCTGTGTGGCTGTTGAGCTGGGAATTTGTGTTCAAACTGCTTCACGTTACAGAGCTTCCCCAGCATGCTTTGTAGGTATACCAcatattgttttaatttaaaaccagcCTGTCtctcttgttctgtttttagCATGGCTGACAAGAACAGCACCCTGAAATGCACGTTCTCTGCTCCTGGCCACAGCACCACTCTACTGCAGGGACTGGCCTCACTCCGAGCTCAGGCTCAGCTGCTTGATGTCATCCTCACTATAAATAATGAAGTGTTTCAGGTTCATAAAGTTGTCTTGGCTGCCTGCAGTGACTATTTCAGGTGAGAATCTGACAGGAAAGCAGGCATTTCTACCTTTCCCATTGGTTTTCTGTTTCCCCATCCTCCCCCACCCTAACCCTTCCCACCacaccccaaaatcaccccCATGCACAACCTTTTGGGGGTCTGCTTTGCCCCACAGAGGTGGTGGGATTACCTGCAGGCACATGGAGCCAGTTCCTCTGCATGCAGAGGAGGTGTGTtcggctgcagctgctgggccAAGATGCAAGTTCAAGCCCGGGTCCTGAACCCTCCTGGTAGGTGCTGCTGAAGAAAGGAGCGTTTGCCTTGGAGCTACCTGAGGTGATTTCCAAGAGGGCTCTGAAATGAGTCATCTCATTGAATGATGGTGCCTGCTGTAAATACTCTTCTGTTGTCTTTAAATACCACTGACCTGTCCACAGTGATTACTGTTCACAGGCTGAAGAGTGTGAAACGTTTTGGGTGTGCGTTCTCCAGAGCCCCAGGAGATAGAGGAGAGTTGTCCCATCCTGTGTGGGTAGaaaactgaagcacagagatGAGTGTTCTCAGCAATTAATGCAGAGTGAGACAATGGCAGAGCAGGAACTTTGGTCTTAAGCAAAAAATACGTATTCATCCATCTTGCATCTGTAAAGCTCTTTTGTAATGGTTCTTTGGCATGGAATGACTTCTCTGTTGAATTAAGGAcctttcctggcagcaccaggagcagTGTCAAGCGAGGGGCATGCTGGAGGCAAAGGGTATTCGGGAAGGTTCAGCAGACTGCTTGACCTGAGGGTTGTTTGAGACTGCAGGTCATAGCAGGTACGGGTGGAGAAGGGCTGTTCAATGGGGTTTGCAGTCCCTCACCATGTAGGTTCCTTCCTGACCTGAGCAGAAAGTGTGTGCTGAGCAGGTAACCACAAGCAAGGGACTTCAGTGTCCCTTGGTGTATTTCATGCATCCCTTGGTCCGCTTCTTCAGCTGCTCTGATGATGTCTGTCTCCTGTACACACATATTTTCTAGGctgttcccttctctctccctttgGTAACATAAACCCTCTAAGCTTATCACTCTCCCTACTAGGCATGCAATTAACCATGGAGCTGATCTCCCACCAAATGCTAATAGCACTATTTGTATTCATAAATGCTGTATGCAGTGCCACTGCTAGTGTGTTTTCCCTGTCAAAATGTAATTGCTGAGTAGGTTTCTTGTTATAACTTCTGTGGTGCTAAGGAAGGTTGTCCTGGGGAACAATGGCAGAATAATCTAGCTTTTGAAAATACTCTAGTTCTATGCagagagggaggggaggaaaagagtGAAATTGAGGCCTTTATATAATAATCAGCATTTTAGAACCGTAACGCTTCTTAAAGGAATTGCATTCCACTTTGTCTTCATCGTGGCAACAATAATGCTTCTCCTTCTGCATGCTCAGCTCTGTGTAGCTAATGCACGAGCACACATGTGTCTGCACACCCCTTGAGGCGAGGGATCAGGGCAGCGTGCTGTTCTGGGACATGGGATACACAGAGGGATTTAGCAGAACGCTCTCATCTGCTGTATGGACAAATAATTGTGAACAGGATTCCTGGTCACCCGGTTACGGAGAGCTGATTTCATATGCAGGTATTTCCTCATTTAGGTCATTTAGGATTTCTTGGGTTTATGCTGGACGGCGGCAGGTTTGGACAGGAAACTTGGAACTCCTGTCTTGTGACAGTGTTCCCAAGATATTCCTTTATTCCTGTATCGTTGCAGAAGGGCAGGGTCCGTTCAGCATTTTTTCTGCCTAACTTGCACCTTAGAGTCACCACAGCTTCCTAAAGCAGCAATAACGACACTGCCCTTCAGAATGGATTTACCTTTCTGATGGAAGAGAGTGGGTTATCCATGGAAAACCCAGTTCCAAatgtgcaggcagctgccagcaaTTCAGAAGGTCTTTGTGTGACAGCCTGCAGCCTTGCTGTGGTGTGTACACGATggcagtggctgctgcagctccctggagcCGGTCTTCCAGCAGCCTGCTTTAACTTCGGCTTCCCCCAGAACTGCTCTGCTACTGCTTGTCCAATGCTACCCAGAGCACAACCATTGCCCCCGAGCTACCCATCTGTAACAAAACCTGCTGAAATTGAATGTCACTGTATTAAATCCCAATGTGCAGTTGTGTCCCCATCACGCCCGCAGGCCCCGGTGCTGGGAAACgcagcactgctccagcagcGTGGTTTATGAGATGTCTGCGTCAGGCCCTGGCGTGGTATGTGCTTCCTGTGGAATTTAGAAGCCTCCCAAGGAGGTGATCTCGGGCCTAATCTCTGCGTGGCCTGGTCAACTGATGTGCTTGCAGCTGTGCTCGAACAGAatcttgtttttctgcttgttttctaaTTGCCTGCTAGCCCCCTGCCGTCGTGCTGCAACATGACAGAGGATTCTGAAGTGGCTGCTACTCCTATTTCCCTGTTTACTTAACGTGCTGGGGTTGAACCCTGGAGGGGAGGTTCTCTTGTGATTACCATTAGATGTGTTGCATCTGCAATAGCTGGATTTCATAGCCAGCCTAGGATAGAACAGGCTAAGTGATGGCAGTGCCGCAGGCAAGCTCAGAAGGGTCACTGACCTCCTAAACACAGGTTATTCCTTCTTTGTGCTCACACTTCCTGAACACTGGAACTCTTTAGGGTCTGGTTACCAACCTCTGCTGGTGCAGATCCCATGGTCTCCTTTGGTTGTTGAGTATCATGGATTCCTTGCTGTCCAGAATATTGCACTCCTTGCTCTGGTAGCTCTACCCACTTCTTGAAGCTTTGTCATGTGGTCCACTCTTAATTATGCTGCCACAGGATTGAAAACTGTAACTTTCTGATAGCTGAATATTACTTCTCAGTGCAGTGTTTATGCAAGCTTTATGTAAGAAACTGCATACTCTTAATTCCTCCTGCCTTTTAGCGATTTAGCCTTGATTtattcccctccctccccatcctcccTGAGGGAATCAGTATggtttaaaagaataaaatacaattCTGAAGTGATGCATCATTTTACCTGTATTTAAAAGGGGGTGAAATCTTTGTGTTCTTGACCCCCAGGGCAATGTTTGCAGGCGGGATGAGAGAAGCCAGCCAAGATGTGATTGAACTGAAAGGTCTATCTGCAAAAGGACTGAAGCACATTATAGACTTTGCGTACAGCGCCGAAGTGACTCTTGATCTTGACTGCATTCAGGatgtgctgggagctgctgtctTCCTCCAGATGGTGCCTGTCGTGGAGCTCTGCGAAGAATTCCTGAAGTCTGCCATGAGCGTAGAAACATGTCTCAATATTGGGCAGATGGCCACCACCTTCAGCCTCGCATCCTTGAAGGAATCAGTAGATGCATTCACTTTCAGGCATTTCCTCCAGATCTCTGAGGAAGAGGATTTCCTCCACCTGCCCCTGGAGcgccttgttttcttcttgcagaGCAATAAGCTGAAAAGCTGCAGTGAAATAGATCTCTTCCGTGCCGCTGTCCGGTGGCTGCAGTATGACCCAACCCGCCGTGCCAACGCCAGCCAGGTCCTCTGCCACATCCGCTTCCCGCTGATGAAGTCCTCGGAGCTGGTAGACAGCGTCCAGACCTTGGACATCATGGTGGAAGATGTCTTGTGCCGGCAGTATCTGCTGGAGGCGTTCAACTACCAAATCCTGCCCTTCCGGCAGCATGAGATGCAGTCCCCTCGCACCACCATCCGCTCGGATGTCCTGTCCCTCATCACCTTCGGTGGCACTCCCTACACCGATAATGACCGCACTGTGAGCTGCAAGGTCTACTACCTGCCGGATGCCAGCGTGCGGCAGTTCAAGGAGCTGACGGAGATGGAGGTGGGCAGCAGCCACTCCTGTGTAGCCGTGCTCGACAACTTCGTCTACATTGTTGGAgggcaacacctgcagtaccgcaGCGGGGAGGGAGCTGTGGACATCTGCTACCGCTACGATCCGCACCTGAACCAGTGGCTGCGCATCCAGGCCATGCAGGAGAGCAGGATCCAGTTCCAGCTCAACGTCCTGCACGGCATGGTGTACGCAACCGGTGGGAGGAACCGCTCGGGGAGCCTGGCCTCTGTGGAGAAGTACTGCCCCCAAAATAATGAGTGGACCTACGTGTGCTCCCTGAAACGCAGGACGTGGGGGCACGCGGGAGCCACGGTAGGAGGCAAGTTGTACATCTCAGGTGGGTATGGCATCTCGGTGGAAGACAAGAAAGCCCTGCACTGCTACGACCCCACCGTGGATCAGTGGGAATTTAAAACCCCGATGAATGAGCCCAGAGTTCTGCATGCCATGGTCAGTGCAAATAGCAGGATTTATGCTTTGGGAGGCCGCATGGACCATGTTGACCGTTGTTTTGATGTTTTGGCTGTGGAATATTATGTGCCTGAAACAGACCAATGGACCACGGTGAGCCCGATGCGCGCGGGGCAGTCGGAAGCAGGCTGTTGTTTActagaaaaaaagatttatatTGTAGGAGGGTACAACTGGCATCTGAACAATGTCACCAGCATTGTGCAGGTGTATAACACTGAAACTGATGAATGGGAAAGGGACCTACATTTCCCAGAGTCTTTTGCTGGGATAGCATGTGCTCCCGTTATCCTGCCGCAGGGAATGACCCAGAGATAACTCCGTGCGACGGCGTCAGCCCGTGAAATCGCCTTGTGTTGCATGTGATCAGATGCTGTGGTGTTCCTTTGTTGTTTGCAAATGGTATTGTGCATTTTGTGggtgagggaaggagaaaaatagcttGTGTTCCCTCCTCCATAAagtccctcctcctcttctgtaGTGTTCTGGCAAGCGTGTTCCATCAGAAGCACTTGTCAGCTAGTTAGACTTAACAGATGTTACAGCtggaaaaagcttttctcttccttttttttttttttctggttggaTGGGGGGTGCATTTTGCCAACTTTTCATATTTGTAACAATATTCCACATTGCAAACCATGGCCAGCTCAGGGGGCACTGGGGACGGGGGGATGTTCAACAGAGTTCAGGTGTGATTTTTGTATTAATAGCTCCAAACATGGATgttgcttctttgttttttttagcaaacaaacaaaccaaaagctgTAAACCACACTGACCTCCAGAAGCAATAACGGGACAGTGGGAGCTCCAGGAGCTCAGGTGCTTGGATCAGGAAAGCAGATTCTTGCTTTTCAAAGGTGActttttgggtttctttccccttttcaaaGAGGAATACTTAGCCCTGCACACCTCTGGTCTCCGTTGGTTCTTCACTGGTTGGATCACACTGCAATTCCAGATCCCTTCCTCACCCCCTCCAGACAGCAACATGATCCTCTAGTCCAGAAGTTCTCCCTTACCTGGGGCATTCAGCGTTTGCCACACTAAAGCCATGTCAATAGCTGGATTATGTACAAATGAGCAGGATTCTTTTCCTTATGAGTGCCAAGAATTTGGCTGCCCTGGCAAtaagagctgcagctgctcagctggGCTGAGCCCAGGGAGCACCCAGAGGCTCTGGTTTGGgtcctgctgcctttgccttGCCACCAGTACGTATTCATCCAAACTCCTTTTGTACAGGAAAAGGGGTGGGTGCTACTTCTTCAGAAGCTTGAAGGTTTTCTCCCTTGACTTGTCAATAAGCTACTCGGCATCGTAATGTGATGGAAGTCAAAGTGGAatggggtttgttgttgttgttgccagtgggtattttaaatgaagagaTTAATTTGAAGATGACTGTCATTTTTGTGACATCTGTGTTTGCTGCACAGAGTTCGGTTCCTTCCTGAACTTTCCTCCAAGCCATTTTTTCTAATTCATTTGACCAATTAATAAATGGAAGGTTTCTCCTTTTCGAGGTTTTCTGTTCCAAGGGCTGTGTTTGTACCCGGACAAGTCTGATTTCGATGTATGCAGCCTTCTTTTTAGACAAACTTGCATTCTGCTGTTGAATAAATACTGTGCTGTAACCCTTTAGAGACAATTATGTAACGTCTGTTTTGCTTGAGCAGGCCTGTGTAAAGCATGAGCTCCATACCTCAGATTCACACAAAGACATTTAATAATGAAATCAAAGCACCTTTGGCTATGGTGCGGGGAGGAGACATCCTCTCTCGGTTTAGAGTCTAAATTTAGGAGAAAACAATGCAGTTTCATCTGCTCCTATCTGTCTGCTGGTTTGCGATAATAAATCCATGGAAGGTGCTCGTTGTTGTGTGCTGGAGGCTGTGCTCCAGCTCTCAGGCAGTTAATTCACTCCATTCTCTGTTCGTTCGGTCTGGCGCAGAAGCGAGAAACGCTGTACAACAGCCTTGGCAGATCAAGCAAGTTTTGAAGGGATGACATGTAACTCGATACAAGCCTCAAAGTtacaaaataatgcattttcctttgttttaatgCTTCCATGTGTTTATTAAAAGGGTATTTTCTTAAGGTAGTAACAAATGGGACGTTACGCGCTTTCCTGTTTGTCAAATATGATTAATCCTCTTCTGAGTGTGTCATTCCTTCATCATTGCCTTCCTGAAATCCTTGAGTATTCTTCtctatttcatttaatttttcttatcaGAAGGATTCCTGTGGCAGCTGTTGATGCTTTGGGGGTTCTCTCACAGAATGGGCAGCTCAAGTGCTCATGAGCCACATCAGAACCGGAGAACCCCGCAGTGACCGGAGGGGGCATCTCTTCACAAGGAAGCTGCTTCTGAggtacgtgtgtgtgtgtgtcggGGGgtaaagaggggaaaaggaaatgtCCTTGAGAACGACGAGGCAGTGTGTTTGGGCTCAATGTTAAGGTCAGccttgcaaaacaaaacctaaccTTTGTATCATTCCTTTCGGAATGGTGGCTCTGGAGATGGGAGGATTCCCAAAGCTGTTCTGGAACTGTACTGAATAAACAGACCGTCACCTGCTGTGCAGCAAACCAGCCTGGAACGAGCATTCCCAGTCCCTGGCACTgcggagcaggagctgggaaaggCTTCCAGATTCTTTCACCGTTGTGGCAGAGCACTGCCGCTCACCACCTCTCCCTGCTACTGGAATGTTCTTTTTATAGcaatataaataattatttttcataatgttAGCTGGAAATATTCTAGCTGTTCTAAATTTAGCAGAGACTGACTAAAATACTCGTGGCAGTGTGTATCATCCCCATTGATAATAAAGTTTGTTTTGCCCTCTGAGGTACGTGGCTCTGGGCTGGTCTGTGCAGAACCTCTCTGTTAGCTGGAGAGTAACTGGGTTTGATTCTTTAGCTTTATGGCAAGAGGGGTTTCACATAAATACCTCCAGCTCCTTGGCTGGGTTGGAGAGAACCCTTCAGAGGATGCCCCACATGACAAGGGGACAGGGCTTCTCTCTTCAGAGTGAGCAAAGGCAGATAAATGTCTGATTGCACTCGGAGTCAGTCAGTAGTCTCAGGACAGCAATAAACGTTATTGGGGTAAACCTGATTTGGTACATTCTAAAATACCCTTGAACAGATGGGGAGCAGTAAAAGCCCAGCATCACTAGTTCTAGGTATGTGCAGAGTATGCATGTCCCATTAGGGACTCCTGTCATGGCCAGGATAATAGCTTCTGTCTTCTCTGATGTTTTATGGGCCTGAAATTGTACTTAAAACTATAAAGCAAGCAAGCACTGGAGCTTTTGGCAGGGTGCAGACTAGCCGGAGATTGGGAATGTCTGCATCCTATTAATGGTGTCATTGACCCTCTTCCAGAGGGTCTGTCGGCTCGGCAGTCCGACTGTCATTCCTCCCTATCCTTAGAACCGTGCTAATTCCCACAGACGTGTCCTCGCACTCGCACCGGGGTCTGGGAAgttgaacagcagcagaaaatccCTTTGATTTACAGGGAATGCAGGCGCTGCCTCCAGCTCCTTGTGCCCTGGTGTTGCTGGAAAGTGACGCTGTGCAGGAGAAGTGCTCGGGACCTCTTGCAAGCCACATCAAACCTTGTCAGACGTTTCCACTTCCATGGCTGTGATAAGGTCTTTAGTTGCCGAAACTCCGCAAACTTTTGGGCCATTTATCATGCTGGGCTTATTGAAGCCAGACTGctgtcagaagaaataaaacatgttcCCCAGTGCAATTCTAATTATGATTTTTAGCCAGTTGTGTAATGTGCAGAACTTTATTTACAATAAATCTTCCAGTTGCTCGCATAAATGAATGAGATTTCATCGCTTGTGACTCGAGCACCAGGAAAAGTGAATGTGGCTGAATAAATCCAGAGTTTGTCCTGGGTGTGTTGGCATGTCAGGTCAGCCCT
Above is a window of Lathamus discolor isolate bLatDis1 chromosome 21, bLatDis1.hap1, whole genome shotgun sequence DNA encoding:
- the KLHL26 gene encoding kelch-like protein 26 isoform X7, translated to MAESGGAEFAAEPPSRAMFAGGMREASQDVIELKGLSAKGLKHIIDFAYSAEVTLDLDCIQDVLGAAVFLQMVPVVELCEEFLKSAMSVETCLNIGQMATTFSLASLKESVDAFTFRHFLQISEEEDFLHLPLERLVFFLQSNKLKSCSEIDLFRAAVRWLQYDPTRRANASQVLCHIRFPLMKSSELVDSVQTLDIMVEDVLCRQYLLEAFNYQILPFRQHEMQSPRTTIRSDVLSLITFGGTPYTDNDRTVSCKVYYLPDASVRQFKELTEMEVGSSHSCVAVLDNFVYIVGGQHLQYRSGEGAVDICYRYDPHLNQWLRIQAMQESRIQFQLNVLHGMVYATGGRNRSGSLASVEKYCPQNNEWTYVCSLKRRTWGHAGATVGGKLYISGGYGISVEDKKALHCYDPTVDQWEFKTPMNEPRVLHAMVSANSRIYALGGRMDHVDRCFDVLAVEYYVPETDQWTTVSPMRAGQSEAGCCLLEKKIYIVGGYNWHLNNVTSIVQVYNTETDEWERDLHFPESFAGIACAPVILPQGMTQR
- the KLHL26 gene encoding kelch-like protein 26 isoform X8, which translates into the protein MFAGGMREASQDVIELKGLSAKGLKHIIDFAYSAEVTLDLDCIQDVLGAAVFLQMVPVVELCEEFLKSAMSVETCLNIGQMATTFSLASLKESVDAFTFRHFLQISEEEDFLHLPLERLVFFLQSNKLKSCSEIDLFRAAVRWLQYDPTRRANASQVLCHIRFPLMKSSELVDSVQTLDIMVEDVLCRQYLLEAFNYQILPFRQHEMQSPRTTIRSDVLSLITFGGTPYTDNDRTVSCKVYYLPDASVRQFKELTEMEVGSSHSCVAVLDNFVYIVGGQHLQYRSGEGAVDICYRYDPHLNQWLRIQAMQESRIQFQLNVLHGMVYATGGRNRSGSLASVEKYCPQNNEWTYVCSLKRRTWGHAGATVGGKLYISGGYGISVEDKKALHCYDPTVDQWEFKTPMNEPRVLHAMVSANSRIYALGGRMDHVDRCFDVLAVEYYVPETDQWTTVSPMRAGQSEAGCCLLEKKIYIVGGYNWHLNNVTSIVQVYNTETDEWERDLHFPESFAGIACAPVILPQGMTQR